The following are encoded together in the Brassica napus cultivar Da-Ae chromosome A9, Da-Ae, whole genome shotgun sequence genome:
- the LOC106365979 gene encoding SUMO-activating enzyme subunit 2-like, with protein sequence MDTQQQQQQSSIQGAKVLMVGAGGIGCELLKTLALSGFQDIHIIDMDTIEVSNLNRQFLFRRSHVGQSKAKVARDAVLRFRPHINIRSYHANVKNPEFDVDFFKQFDVVLNGLDNLDARRHVNRLCLAADVPLVESGTTGFLGQVTVHVKGKTECYECQTKPAPKTYPVCTITSTPTKFVHCIVWAKDLLFAKLFGDKNQDNDLNVRANNAASSSKETEDVFERAEDEDIDQYGRKIYDHVFGYNIEAALSNEETWKNRTRPRPIYSKEVLPESLSQQNGTTQNCSATDDDSTVSAMPLLGLKNPQELWGLTQNSLVFIEALKLFFAKRKKEIGHLTFDKDDQLAVEFVTAAANIRAESFGIPLHSLFEAKGIAGNIVHAVATTNAIVAGLIVIEAIKVLKKDADKYRMTYCLEHPSRKMLLMPVEPFEPNPACYVCSKTPLVLEVNTQKSKLRDLVDKIVTAKLGMNLPLIMHGASLLYEVGDDLDDIMVANYNANLEKSLSELPSPVINGSILTVEDLQQELSCKINVKHREEFDEEKEPEGMVLSGWTQSPATNGESASTSNNENEKAVDVTESSSGPEMASKKRRLSETQPENDKKETENVESDDDEIMEIENPVMVSKKKKRVE encoded by the exons ATGGATactcagcagcagcagcaacaatcCTCCATTCAA GGGGCGAAAGTGCTAATGGTTGGAGCAGGTGGGATTGGATGCGAGTTACTCAAGACTCTTGCTCTCTCTGGATTCCAAGACATTCATATC ATTGATATGGACACTATCGAAGTCAGTAACCTCAATAGGCAGTTTTTATTCCGTCGTTCTCATGTTGGGCAGTCCAAGGCTAAG GTTGCCAGAGATGCAGTCTTGAGATTTAGGCCTCACATTAACATAAGATCATACCATGCTAATGTGAAGAATCCTGAGTTCGATGTCGATTTCTTCAAGCAATTTGATGTTGTTCTGAATGGACTGGATAACTTGGACGCAAGGCGTCATGTCAATCGCCTCTGTCTTGCAGCTGATGTTCCTCTTGTAGAAAGCGGGACGACTGGCTTCTTAGGACAG GTAACTGTGCACGTGAAGGGAAAGACAGAATGCTATGAGTGCCAGACCAAACCTGCTCCaaagacatatcctgtctgTACAATAACCAGCACTCCAACTAAG TTTGTGCACTGCATCGTGTGGGCAAAAGACCTGCTCTTTGCGAAGTTGTTTGGCGACAAGAATCAAGATAATGATCTTAATGTGCGTGCCAACAACGCTGCTAGCTCATCCAAAGAGACAGAAGATGTATTCGAGCGTGCAGAAGATGAAGATATTGATCAGTATGGTAGAAAGATATATGATCATGTGTTCGGTTACAATATTGAAGCGGCGTTGTCCAATGAGGAGACATGGAAAAACCGTACACGGCCTAGGCCTATATACAGTAAGGAAGTCTTGCCTGAAAGTCTGTCTCAACAAAATGGGACCACTCAGAATTGTTCTGCTACTGATGATGATTCAACGGTCTCTGCCATGCCGTTGCTTGGCCTGAAGAATCCACAGGAATTGTGGGGTCTAACACAAAATTCTCTAGTGTTCATAGAAGCATTGAAGTTGTTCTTCGCCAAGAGAAAGAAG GAAATAGGACACCTTACTTTTGACAAAGATGACCAGTTAGCTGTAGAATTTGTCACTGCTGCTGCAAATATCCGCGCTGAGTCTTTTGGAATTCCTTTGCATAGTCTTTTTGAAGCCAAAGGTATCGCTGGGAACATTGTTCATGCCGTTGCTACAACTAACGCCATTGTTGCTGGTTTGATTGTTATCGAAGCAATCAAAGTGCTGAAAAAGGATGCGGATAAGTACAG AATGACATATTGCTTAGAGCACCCAAGCAGAAAGATGCTTCTTATGCCAGTGGAGCCATTTGAACCTAATCCTGCTTGCTATGTCTGTTCCAAG ACCCCATTAGTACTTGAGGTCAATACTCAGAAATCGAAACTACGGGATCTGGTTGATAAAATTGTCACAGCCAAGCTTGGAATGAACCTACCACTGATTATGCATGGGGCTTCACTTCTGTACGAAGTCGGTGATGATCTTGATGATATTATGGTTGCAAACTACAATGCTAACCTTGAAAAG TCTTTGTCAGAACTTCCTTCTCCTGTTATCAATGGAAGCATTCTCACTGTGGAAGATCTTCAGCAAGAGCTATCTTGCAAGATTAATGTCAAGCACAG GGAAGAATTTGACGAGGAAAAAGAACCTGAAGGAATGGTTCTCTCTGGATGGACACAATCTCCAGCTACCAACGGCGAGAGCGCATCAACGTCAAACAATGAGAATGAGAAGGCTGTTGATGTGACAGAGAGTTCCTCAGGACCGGAGATGGCTTCTAAGAAGAGAAGACTCTCTGAGACTCAGCCCGAGAATGATaagaaagaaacagagaacgtcgagagtgatgatgatgagatcATGGAGATTGAAAATCCCGTGATGGtcagcaagaagaagaaaagagttgAATAG
- the LOC106365982 gene encoding RNA-binding protein 28 isoform X2, with product MGKNTKKERKDGEEKSQHSAATVCVSGLPYSFTNAQLEEAFSDVGPVRLCFMVTNKGSNEHRGFAFVKFALPEDANRAIELKNGSTVGGRRITVKQATHRPSLKERRTKAAQGVSLPDSSQAESDDNKDSLVPETVTETETDKQVPPPEKKIEKPLERKKPTKPAKLLVDLADKETCSDKQRVARTVIFGGLVNAEMAEAVHSRVKKIGTVCSVRYPLPKEELQQNGLTQDGCRAEASAVLFTSVKSACAVVATLHQTEIKGNLIWARQLGGEGSKAQKWKLIIRNLPFKAKPSEIKEVFSAVGFVWDVFVPKNIETGLPKGFAFVKFTCKRDAENAIQKFNGHMFSKRPIAVDWAVPKNLYNGAADAATAPEDGEKDESDGDSDNSSVDLEEVDDAVESHQSSGDDTDDEPEDGSNKPSESDALVKDAETDVNFEEEADVARKVLKNLLGSSKVTIASQGGETKESDINILEDSSTKPVVESSDVSEPLKSSKTKEAAPKETQENDDFKRTVFISNIPFDVSKEEVTQRFAAFGHVESLFLVLHPVTKRPKGTAFLKFKTADASDAAISAASTAAGVGVLLKGRQLSVMRAVDKKSAKDIGLEKTKEKNIDHRNLYLAKEGQILEGTPAAEGVSAEDMDRRRRLHENKMKKLQSPNFHVSKTRIVIYNLPKSMDEKQLQKLLVDAVTSRATKQKPTIRQIKFLQNEKKGKVDTKNYSRGVAFVEFTEPDHALVALRVLNNNPETFGPQHRPVIEFAVDNVQKLKVHKANQQQQRNRYNESREQRENGEAQGEDNHPGNDLKRRTRDGDNTGSVEENANGYKKRKPMHPREQRREESKPEEKSSLSVKEDGGNKRPTRTQGNTKEPASNQKGQWKKRQQEASEKPDEKISKDVSDAPRKRKFEEVRGGENVNGQRKRKNQNEKKKKQDGPPEVVDKLDMLIEQYRSKFTQSSTKTGPQKQSSGQVRRWFQS from the exons ATGGGGAAGAACACGAAGAAAGAGAGGAAAGATGGAGAAGAAAAATCTCAACACTCTGCTGCCACTGTGTGCGTCTCTGGCTTGCCTTATTCCTTCACCAACGCTCAG CTCGAAGAAGCCTTTAGCGACGTTGGTCCCGTCAGGCTTTGCTTCATGGTCACAAACAAAG GATCAAACGAACATCGTGGCTTTGCTTTTGTTAAATT tgCTTTGCCAGAAGATGCTAACCGTGCCATTGAGTTAAAGAACGGTTCTACTGTTGGCGGCCGTAGGATTACAGTTAAACAAGCCACGCATCGGCCTTCTCTTAAAGAGCGTCGTACTAAAGCAGCCCAAG GAGTCTCATTACCTGATAGTTCCCAGGCAGAGAGTGACGATAACAAGGACAGTTTGGTCCCTGAGACTGTGACTGAGACTGAGACAGACAAGCAAG TTCCTCCACCGGAGAAGAAAATAGAGAAGCCACTTGAGCGCAAAAAACCTACAAAGCCAGCAAAGCTTCTTGTTGATTTAGCTGATAAAGAGACATGTTCAGACAAGCAAAG AGTTGCAAGAACTGTAATCTTTGGTGGCCTTGTTAATGCTGAGATGGCAGAGGCAGTCCATAGTcgtgtcaaaaagattggcactGTGTGCTCCGTCAGATATCCCCTTCCCAAGGAGGAGCTTCAACAAAATG GTCTTACCCAGGACGGATGCAGGGCAGAAGCATCAGCCGTTCTCTTTACGAGTGTCAAATCTGCTTGTGCTGTTGTTGCAACACTACATCAGACAGAGATAAAGGGAAATCTCATTTGGGCGCGTCAGCTCGGTGGGGAG GGATCCAAGGCTCAGAAGTGGAAACTTATTATCCGGAATCTTCCTTTCAAG GCTAAACCTAGTGAAATTAAAGAGGTCTTTTCAGCAGTAGGGTTTGTCTGGGATGTTTTTGTTCCTAAAAACATTGAAACTGG GCTACCTAAGGGTTTTGCATTTGTCAAATTCACGTGTAAGAGAGATGCAGAAAAT GCAATACAAAAGTTCAATGGGCACATGTTCAGTAAAAGGCCTATAGCTGTAGACTGGGCTGTACCTAAGAATCTCTATAATGGTGCCGCTGATGCCGCCACTGCTCCAGAAGATG GTGAAAAAGATGAAAGTGATGGGGACAGTGATAACAGTAGTGTTGATTTGgaggaggttgatgatgctgTTGAGAGCCACCAATCTTCAGGAGATGATACTGATGATGAGCCAGAGGACGGCAGTAACAAACCGAGCGAATCAGATGCACTGGTGAAAGATGCTGAGACCGATGTGAATTTTGAGGAGGAGGCCGATGTTGCGAGAAAAGTGCTTAAGAACTTGCTTGGGTCTTCAAAAGTAACTATTGCATCTCAGGGTGGAGAGACGAAGGAGTCAGATATAAACATACTCGAGGATTCATCAACTAAGCCTGTCGTTGAATCTTCTGATGTCTCTGAGCCTTTGAAATCCAGTAAGACCAAAGAGGCGGCTCCCAAAGAAACGCAGGAAAATGATGATTTCAAGAGAACTGTATTTATAAGCAACATCCCGTTTGATGTTAGCAAGGAGGAAGTCACACAGAGGTTTGCCGCATTTGGGCATGTTGAATCTTTATTCCTGGTTCTCCACCCAGTCACAAA ACGACCAAAAGGGACCGCTTTTCTCAAGTTCAAAACAGCAGATGCATCAGATGCAGCCATTTCAGCTGCCAGTACTGCAGCAGGTGTTGGTGTCCTTCTTAAAGGAAGGCAACTGAGCGTTATGAGGGCTGTGGATAAGAAGTCCGCAAAGGACATAGGACTCGAAAAGACAAAGGAGAAGAACATTGACCATCGGAATCTTTATCTTGCTAAG GAAGGTCAGATCCTTGAAGGTACACCTGCTGCCGAGGGTGTGTCTGCAGAAGATATGGACAGGCGACGAAG ATTGCATGAAAACAAGATGAAAAAGCTTCAGTCTCCTAACTTCCATGTATCTAAAACGAGGATTGTCATTTATAATTTACCAAAGTCCATGGATGAAAAGCAACTACAGAAGCTCTTAGTCGATGCTGTTACCTCCCGTGCTACAAAGCAGAAGCCAACCATCCGACAG ATCAAGTTCTTACAAAACGAGAAGAAGGGTAAAGTTGACACGAAGAACTACTCACGTGGAGTTGCGTTTGTGGAGTTCACCGAGCCTGACCATGCTCTCGTGGCCCTGAGAGTGCTTAACAACAACCCTG AGACGTTTGGCCCTCAACACCGTCCCGTTATAGAATTTGCTGTTGATAACGTCCAGAAGCTGAAGGTGCACAAAGCTAACCAGCAGCAGCAACGCAATAGATACAATGAATCTAGGGAGCAGCGAGAGAACGGCGAAGCGCAGGGAGAGGACAATCATCCTGGCAATGATCTAAAACGAAGAACGAGGGATGGAGATAACACTGGTTCAGTGGAAGAGAATGCAAACGGGTATAAGAAGAGGAAACCTATGCACCCACGTGAACAGAGGAGAGAAGAATCAAAGCCAGAGGAGAAGAGCAGTCTCTCTGTGAAAGAAGATGGAGGCAACAAGAGGCCTACACGCACTCAAGGAAACACTAAAGAACCGGCTTCAAACCAGAAAGGCCAATGGAAGAAGAGACAGCAAGAGGCTTCTGAGAAACCAGATGAGAAGATATCCAAAGATGTGAGCGATGCGCCAAGAAAGAGAAAGTTTGAGGAGGTTAGAGGCGGAGAGAATGTTAACGGGCAAAGGAAGAGAAAGAATCagaacgagaagaagaagaagcaagatggaccccCCGAGGTTGTGGACAAGCTGGATATGCTGATCGAGCAGTACAGGTCTAAGTTCACCCAGAGCTCAACCAAAACCGGTCCACAGAAACAGAGTTCCGGTCAAGTCAGGAGATGGTTCCAGTCCTGA
- the LOC106365982 gene encoding RNA-binding protein 28 isoform X1, with product MGKNTKKERKDGEEKSQHSAATVCVSGLPYSFTNAQLEEAFSDVGPVRLCFMVTNKGSNEHRGFAFVKFALPEDANRAIELKNGSTVGGRRITVKQATHRPSLKERRTKAAQGVSLPDSSQAESDDNKDSLVPETVTETETDKQGISLPRFGLRVFSWFSLVSFINTFVFAASVPPPEKKIEKPLERKKPTKPAKLLVDLADKETCSDKQRVARTVIFGGLVNAEMAEAVHSRVKKIGTVCSVRYPLPKEELQQNGLTQDGCRAEASAVLFTSVKSACAVVATLHQTEIKGNLIWARQLGGEGSKAQKWKLIIRNLPFKAKPSEIKEVFSAVGFVWDVFVPKNIETGLPKGFAFVKFTCKRDAENAIQKFNGHMFSKRPIAVDWAVPKNLYNGAADAATAPEDGEKDESDGDSDNSSVDLEEVDDAVESHQSSGDDTDDEPEDGSNKPSESDALVKDAETDVNFEEEADVARKVLKNLLGSSKVTIASQGGETKESDINILEDSSTKPVVESSDVSEPLKSSKTKEAAPKETQENDDFKRTVFISNIPFDVSKEEVTQRFAAFGHVESLFLVLHPVTKRPKGTAFLKFKTADASDAAISAASTAAGVGVLLKGRQLSVMRAVDKKSAKDIGLEKTKEKNIDHRNLYLAKEGQILEGTPAAEGVSAEDMDRRRRLHENKMKKLQSPNFHVSKTRIVIYNLPKSMDEKQLQKLLVDAVTSRATKQKPTIRQIKFLQNEKKGKVDTKNYSRGVAFVEFTEPDHALVALRVLNNNPETFGPQHRPVIEFAVDNVQKLKVHKANQQQQRNRYNESREQRENGEAQGEDNHPGNDLKRRTRDGDNTGSVEENANGYKKRKPMHPREQRREESKPEEKSSLSVKEDGGNKRPTRTQGNTKEPASNQKGQWKKRQQEASEKPDEKISKDVSDAPRKRKFEEVRGGENVNGQRKRKNQNEKKKKQDGPPEVVDKLDMLIEQYRSKFTQSSTKTGPQKQSSGQVRRWFQS from the exons ATGGGGAAGAACACGAAGAAAGAGAGGAAAGATGGAGAAGAAAAATCTCAACACTCTGCTGCCACTGTGTGCGTCTCTGGCTTGCCTTATTCCTTCACCAACGCTCAG CTCGAAGAAGCCTTTAGCGACGTTGGTCCCGTCAGGCTTTGCTTCATGGTCACAAACAAAG GATCAAACGAACATCGTGGCTTTGCTTTTGTTAAATT tgCTTTGCCAGAAGATGCTAACCGTGCCATTGAGTTAAAGAACGGTTCTACTGTTGGCGGCCGTAGGATTACAGTTAAACAAGCCACGCATCGGCCTTCTCTTAAAGAGCGTCGTACTAAAGCAGCCCAAG GAGTCTCATTACCTGATAGTTCCCAGGCAGAGAGTGACGATAACAAGGACAGTTTGGTCCCTGAGACTGTGACTGAGACTGAGACAGACAAGCAAGGTATCAGTCTGCCTAGATTTGGTCTCAGAGTCTTTAGTTGGTTTAGTTTGGTCTCCTTTATCAATACATTTGTATTTGCTGCTTCAGTTCCTCCACCGGAGAAGAAAATAGAGAAGCCACTTGAGCGCAAAAAACCTACAAAGCCAGCAAAGCTTCTTGTTGATTTAGCTGATAAAGAGACATGTTCAGACAAGCAAAG AGTTGCAAGAACTGTAATCTTTGGTGGCCTTGTTAATGCTGAGATGGCAGAGGCAGTCCATAGTcgtgtcaaaaagattggcactGTGTGCTCCGTCAGATATCCCCTTCCCAAGGAGGAGCTTCAACAAAATG GTCTTACCCAGGACGGATGCAGGGCAGAAGCATCAGCCGTTCTCTTTACGAGTGTCAAATCTGCTTGTGCTGTTGTTGCAACACTACATCAGACAGAGATAAAGGGAAATCTCATTTGGGCGCGTCAGCTCGGTGGGGAG GGATCCAAGGCTCAGAAGTGGAAACTTATTATCCGGAATCTTCCTTTCAAG GCTAAACCTAGTGAAATTAAAGAGGTCTTTTCAGCAGTAGGGTTTGTCTGGGATGTTTTTGTTCCTAAAAACATTGAAACTGG GCTACCTAAGGGTTTTGCATTTGTCAAATTCACGTGTAAGAGAGATGCAGAAAAT GCAATACAAAAGTTCAATGGGCACATGTTCAGTAAAAGGCCTATAGCTGTAGACTGGGCTGTACCTAAGAATCTCTATAATGGTGCCGCTGATGCCGCCACTGCTCCAGAAGATG GTGAAAAAGATGAAAGTGATGGGGACAGTGATAACAGTAGTGTTGATTTGgaggaggttgatgatgctgTTGAGAGCCACCAATCTTCAGGAGATGATACTGATGATGAGCCAGAGGACGGCAGTAACAAACCGAGCGAATCAGATGCACTGGTGAAAGATGCTGAGACCGATGTGAATTTTGAGGAGGAGGCCGATGTTGCGAGAAAAGTGCTTAAGAACTTGCTTGGGTCTTCAAAAGTAACTATTGCATCTCAGGGTGGAGAGACGAAGGAGTCAGATATAAACATACTCGAGGATTCATCAACTAAGCCTGTCGTTGAATCTTCTGATGTCTCTGAGCCTTTGAAATCCAGTAAGACCAAAGAGGCGGCTCCCAAAGAAACGCAGGAAAATGATGATTTCAAGAGAACTGTATTTATAAGCAACATCCCGTTTGATGTTAGCAAGGAGGAAGTCACACAGAGGTTTGCCGCATTTGGGCATGTTGAATCTTTATTCCTGGTTCTCCACCCAGTCACAAA ACGACCAAAAGGGACCGCTTTTCTCAAGTTCAAAACAGCAGATGCATCAGATGCAGCCATTTCAGCTGCCAGTACTGCAGCAGGTGTTGGTGTCCTTCTTAAAGGAAGGCAACTGAGCGTTATGAGGGCTGTGGATAAGAAGTCCGCAAAGGACATAGGACTCGAAAAGACAAAGGAGAAGAACATTGACCATCGGAATCTTTATCTTGCTAAG GAAGGTCAGATCCTTGAAGGTACACCTGCTGCCGAGGGTGTGTCTGCAGAAGATATGGACAGGCGACGAAG ATTGCATGAAAACAAGATGAAAAAGCTTCAGTCTCCTAACTTCCATGTATCTAAAACGAGGATTGTCATTTATAATTTACCAAAGTCCATGGATGAAAAGCAACTACAGAAGCTCTTAGTCGATGCTGTTACCTCCCGTGCTACAAAGCAGAAGCCAACCATCCGACAG ATCAAGTTCTTACAAAACGAGAAGAAGGGTAAAGTTGACACGAAGAACTACTCACGTGGAGTTGCGTTTGTGGAGTTCACCGAGCCTGACCATGCTCTCGTGGCCCTGAGAGTGCTTAACAACAACCCTG AGACGTTTGGCCCTCAACACCGTCCCGTTATAGAATTTGCTGTTGATAACGTCCAGAAGCTGAAGGTGCACAAAGCTAACCAGCAGCAGCAACGCAATAGATACAATGAATCTAGGGAGCAGCGAGAGAACGGCGAAGCGCAGGGAGAGGACAATCATCCTGGCAATGATCTAAAACGAAGAACGAGGGATGGAGATAACACTGGTTCAGTGGAAGAGAATGCAAACGGGTATAAGAAGAGGAAACCTATGCACCCACGTGAACAGAGGAGAGAAGAATCAAAGCCAGAGGAGAAGAGCAGTCTCTCTGTGAAAGAAGATGGAGGCAACAAGAGGCCTACACGCACTCAAGGAAACACTAAAGAACCGGCTTCAAACCAGAAAGGCCAATGGAAGAAGAGACAGCAAGAGGCTTCTGAGAAACCAGATGAGAAGATATCCAAAGATGTGAGCGATGCGCCAAGAAAGAGAAAGTTTGAGGAGGTTAGAGGCGGAGAGAATGTTAACGGGCAAAGGAAGAGAAAGAATCagaacgagaagaagaagaagcaagatggaccccCCGAGGTTGTGGACAAGCTGGATATGCTGATCGAGCAGTACAGGTCTAAGTTCACCCAGAGCTCAACCAAAACCGGTCCACAGAAACAGAGTTCCGGTCAAGTCAGGAGATGGTTCCAGTCCTGA
- the LOC106364060 gene encoding probable cysteine protease RD19B — protein MMDHLKVISSIYLLLVVFVSVSVCEKQHGDDILIRQVVNGSESEPTVMSWEDHFTLFKRRYGKVYNSLEEHQHRFWIFRSNFMRATRHQRMDPFARHGVTQFSDLTHSEFRRKHLGVKGAYTFSQHAEQAPILDTKNLPGDFDWRDRGAVTPVKNQGSCGSSWSFSTTGALEGAHFLATGKLVSLSEQQLVDCDHQCDPEVEGLCDSGCNGGLMNIASEYTFETGGLMREEDYPYTGTTDGDGICKLDKSKIVASVFNFSVVSSNEDQIAAHLVKNGPLAVAINSAYMKTYVGGVLCPYMCSRSLNHGVLLVGYGSEGSRFKEKPYWIIKNSWGETWGESGFFKLCKGRNICGFGSLVSTV, from the exons ATGATGGATCATTTAAAGGTTATCTCCTccatttatcttcttcttgtaGTCTTCGTCTCTGTATCTGTTTGTGAGAAGCAACACGGAGACGATATATTGATCCGGCAAGTGGTTAATGGATCTGAATCCGAGCCAACAGTCATGTCGTGGGAGGATCACTTCACTCTGTTCAAGAGGAGATACGGCAAGGTTTACAATTCTCTCGAGGAGCATCAACACAGATTCTGGATTTTCAGAAGTAACTTCATGAGAGCGACGCGTCACCAGAGGATGGATCCTTTCGCTCGACATGGCGTTACTCAGTTTTCTGATCTGACGCATTCCGAGTTTCGGAGAAAGCACTTGGGGGTTAAAGGCGCGTATACGTTTTCACAGCACGCTGAACAAGCCCCGATTCTCGATACGAAGAATCTTCCTGGTGATTTTGATTGGAGAGATCGCGGCGCAGTTACACCAGTGAAGAATCAG GGATCATGTGGATCTTCCTGGAGTTTCAGCACTACAGGTGCGCTTGAAGGTGCTCACTTCCTCGCCACTGGTAAACTCGTCAGTCTCAGTGAACAACAGCTTGTTGATTGTGATCACCAG TGTGATCCAGAAGTGGAAGGTTTATGCGACTCTGGTTGCAACGGTGGGCTAATGAACATCGCCTCTGAGTACACCTTCGAAACGGGAGGGCTCATGCGAGAGGAAGACTATCCCTACACAGGCACTACTGATGGTGATGGGATCTGCAAGTTGGACAAGTCTAAGATTGTTGCCTCTGTGTTCAACTTCAGTGTTGTCTCTAGTAACGAAGATCAAATCGCTGCACATCTCGTCAAAAACGGTCCTCTAGCTG TTGCTATCAATTCAGCTTACATGAAAACTTACGTTGGAGGAGTGTTGTGCCCTTACATGTGCTCAAGGAGTCTCAACCACGGTGTGTTGTTGGTGGGTTATGGTTCAGAAGGGTCAAGGTTCAAGGAGAAGCCGTATTGGATCATTAAAAACTCATGGGGAGAAACTTGGGGTGAGAGTGGTTTCTTTAAGCTTTGTAAAGGACGTAACATTTGCGGCTTTGGCAGCTTGGTTTCAACCGTCTAG
- the LOC106365983 gene encoding probable inactive DNA (cytosine-5)-methyltransferase DRM3: MADLRRRNGGGGGGGSHSSNRDKHDSLFPKPDTHIGDNAAAPPPPVSNVKSRLIEMGFSSSLVHKKIDENGIHKGVEMDEMIDCLVAAQLDEKYAEDSQKNGTDTNGEEDDVVLPAEVPSELPLDKTSQLLEMGFSRQEISTAIEKLGEEAQISDLAESIIICEVPADNLEDIEKKVSEIPSTARACPSKSWRFVAQEEKEGSSSGTATKVGKRIKDEESDDFDNRGKRLRPALETPGMQEDSATQPPLSQYKRPYVFYGNIGELSPKEWSKISSFFFGIQPEHVDTRLCSTLSRKEGYMHNLPVENRFHILPKPTRSAPPPPPSFISSPENLERIMGYPPNHTNIGSGGGGARLKLLDYCFQTDTLGYHLSVLKPMFPQGLRVLSLFSGIGGAEIALSRLGIHLRSVCSVEPCGLSRSVLKRWWGSSGQSGELEQIEDIRSLRTKRLEALVGRFGGFDLIICQNPPTPSDLSRESSRSGACGFDFTLFNQVVRVSKLVRGLMESI; the protein is encoded by the exons ATG GCTGATTTGCGTAGACGTaacggaggaggaggtggtggaggtTCCCACAGTAGTAATCGAGACAAACATGATTCATTGTTTCCAAAACCAGACACTCATATTGGG GACAATGCTgctgctcctcctcctcctgttaGTAATGTGAAGTCAAGGCTTATTGAGATGGGATTCAGCTCCTCTCTTGTCCACAAGAAAATAGACGAAAACGGTATTCACAAAGGCGTGGAGATGGACGAGATGATAGACTGCCTCGTTGCTGCTCAGTTAGATGAAAAATATGCAGAAGATTCCCAAAAGAATGGTACTGACACtaatggagaagaagatgatgttgttCTACCAGCTGAG GTTCCCAGTGAATTACCGCTTGACAAAACTTCACAGCTGTTGGAAATGGGATTCTCTCGTCAAGAAATCTCAACGGCTATTGAGAAGCTAG GTGAAGAAGCTCAGATCTCTGACCTCGCTGAGTCAATCATAATTTGTGAAGTTCCTGCTGATAACCTTGAAGATATAGAAAAG AAAGTTTCAGAGATTCCTTCAACAGCTCGTGCATGTCCTTCAAAGAGTTGGAGATTTGTTGCTCAGGAGGAAAAGGAGGGTTCCTCAAGTGGCACTGCAACCAAGGTGGGAAAAAGAATAAAAGATGAAGAGTCTGACGACTTTGATAACAGAGGGAAACGGCTAAGACCAGCTTTAGAAACACCAGGGATGCAAGAAGACAGCGCAACGCAGCCACCTTTGTCCCAGTACAAGCGACCTTACGTTTTCTACGGAAACATAGGAGAACTATCTCCCAAGGAGTGGTCTAAGATCTCAAGTTTCTTCTTCGGGATTCAACCTGAGCATGTAGACACTCGGCTGTGTTCAACTCTCAGTAGGAAAGAAGGTTACATGCACAACCTCCCCGTCGAAAACAGGTTCCATATACTCCCAAAGCCAACTCGGAgcgctcctcctcctccaccaagCTTCATCTCGTCGCCTGAGAATCTGGAGCGCATCATGGGATATCCACCAAACCACACCAACATTggtagtggtggtggtggagcaAGATTGAAGCTGCTTGATTATTGCTTCCAAACGGACACGTTGGGTTACCATCTCTCCGTGCTCAAGCCTATGTTTCCCCAAGGGTTAAGAGTTCTATCGCTCTTCAGCGGAATCGGTGGTGCGGAGATCGCGTTGAGCCGCCTTGGGATCCATCTGAGAAGCGTGTGCTCTGTGGAGCCCTGTGGTTTGAGCCGTAGCGTGCTGAAGAGGTGGTGGGGGAGCTCGGGGCAGAGCGGAGAGCTTGAGCAGATTGAGGATATAAGGAGCTTGAGGACCAAGAGGCTGGAGGCTTTGGTGGGGAGATTTGGGGGGTTTGATTTGATCATATGTCAAAACCCACCGACGCCGAGTGATCTCTCTAGAGAAAGCTCGAGAAGCGGAGCGTGTGGGTTTGATTTTACGTTGTTTAACCAGGTGGTTCGGGTCTCCAAACTTGTCAGAGGTTTGATGGAGTCGATATGA